The following are encoded in a window of Chryseobacterium sp. genomic DNA:
- a CDS encoding ABC transporter ATP-binding protein, which translates to MIYGTLFLTFLGALAAQVNPLVLKYTVDEVTALVNLPDPMSEGIHVLVVITAILLGKELANIFIQFGQKFYGEKIRINVSSVLAQTAIDKILRYRIAYFNDENHETGKLQTRIDRGIESLTKLVQNFFIDILPLFSNAIIALIIMYMQNVYVGLVSTVVVPIYFYVSALQAKRLSGVRRTLRNQREQKTSGLLNLIGSIMVIKSFVREKFEGKKQFDLQMQLMESQLYTRRTNFIYDGLKTFIEQFGVVLIILLTVYLVLDQQMTIGAIMLHIMLFNNVSSPIRQLHRIYDDMNDAFIYAEGYFDILNADDETEPNGTHIDSDISGNFELKNVDFSYPNGTKALNNVSMRIENGKTTALVGLSGAGKSTVINLLCKFYLPDSGNITLDNINLNQYENSFLRGDIGLVLQRNHIFQGSIEDNIRYGNMEATFEEIETAARKAYLHDQIMDLPQGYQHDATQLSGGQQQRIAIARLFLKDPPIIFLDEPTASLDAIATEQIKNSLDAIKEGRTVIIISHSLSQILDSDMIYVMKKGKVVESGNHEQLVNMNGTYREIFDASARSLNLDKLVSSFRDNQ; encoded by the coding sequence ATGATTTACGGTACGCTGTTCCTCACCTTCCTGGGGGCGTTGGCGGCGCAGGTAAACCCGCTGGTGCTGAAGTATACCGTGGACGAAGTTACTGCGCTGGTAAATCTTCCGGATCCGATGAGTGAAGGTATTCATGTTCTGGTGGTCATCACCGCTATTTTGCTGGGCAAGGAGCTGGCCAACATTTTCATTCAGTTCGGCCAGAAATTCTATGGCGAAAAAATCAGGATTAATGTAAGTTCTGTATTGGCCCAAACTGCGATTGATAAAATTCTCCGTTACAGGATCGCTTACTTTAACGATGAAAATCACGAAACCGGAAAGTTGCAGACCCGCATAGACCGCGGCATCGAAAGCCTGACAAAATTGGTGCAGAATTTTTTTATTGATATCCTGCCTTTGTTTTCAAATGCCATTATCGCCCTGATCATCATGTACATGCAGAATGTATATGTGGGATTGGTTTCCACGGTGGTGGTGCCCATATATTTCTATGTAAGCGCGCTGCAGGCCAAAAGACTTTCAGGTGTGCGCCGTACGCTGAGAAATCAGCGGGAGCAGAAGACCTCAGGACTTCTTAATCTGATAGGCTCTATTATGGTGATCAAGAGTTTTGTACGCGAAAAATTTGAGGGTAAAAAACAGTTTGACCTCCAGATGCAGCTTATGGAAAGCCAACTCTACACCCGGCGTACCAATTTTATTTATGACGGTTTAAAAACCTTCATTGAGCAGTTTGGTGTTGTACTTATCATTTTGCTTACTGTATACCTGGTCCTGGACCAGCAAATGACTATCGGGGCCATTATGCTGCACATTATGCTGTTCAATAACGTGTCTTCGCCCATCCGGCAACTGCACCGCATATACGACGATATGAATGATGCCTTCATATATGCTGAAGGATATTTCGACATTTTAAATGCTGATGATGAAACCGAGCCCAACGGAACACATATCGACAGTGATATCTCAGGCAATTTTGAACTGAAAAATGTAGATTTCAGTTATCCCAATGGTACAAAGGCTTTGAATAATGTTTCAATGCGTATTGAAAACGGCAAAACAACGGCACTGGTAGGTTTAAGCGGCGCGGGAAAATCAACAGTGATCAATCTGCTCTGTAAGTTCTATTTGCCGGATTCGGGGAATATTACGCTCGATAACATTAACCTGAATCAGTATGAAAATTCATTTCTTCGCGGCGATATTGGTTTGGTGCTGCAGCGCAACCATATTTTCCAGGGAAGCATTGAAGATAACATCCGTTATGGTAATATGGAGGCCACTTTTGAAGAGATTGAAACTGCTGCCAGAAAAGCCTACCTGCATGACCAGATTATGGATTTGCCGCAAGGCTATCAGCATGACGCAACGCAGCTGTCCGGCGGACAGCAGCAACGCATCGCCATCGCCCGGCTATTCCTGAAGGATCCGCCAATTATTTTCCTGGACGAACCAACAGCCAGCCTGGACGCCATTGCCACCGAACAGATCAAAAATTCACTCGATGCGATTAAGGAGGGCAGGACGGTGATCATAATTTCCCATTCACTCTCGCAGATTCTGGACAGTGATATGATTTATGTGATGAAAAAGGGGAAAGTGGTTGAAAGTGGTAATCATGAGCAGCTGGTGAACATGAACGGAACCTACCGCGAGATCTTTGATGCCTCAGCCCGAAGCCTCAATCTGGATAAACTGGTGAGTTCCTTCCGCGATAACCAATAA
- a CDS encoding cob(I)yrinic acid a,c-diamide adenosyltransferase: MKIYTKTGDKGETSLYGGTRVSKASARVESYGTIDELNSFIGFAKAEITDEGILHQLKKIQFDLFTVGSESATPTDKLTLANGKSRLSLMISETEIEELEQWMDEFEAALEPLQYFILPGGGKGATSLHICRTVCRRAERSLVFLNEHEEVRPELIKYLNRLSDYLFVLARYVSKIQCEPEEYWNPNDRGQ, from the coding sequence ATGAAAATTTATACGAAGACCGGTGATAAAGGCGAAACCTCCCTATACGGCGGGACACGCGTTTCCAAAGCTTCAGCGCGGGTTGAATCTTATGGGACAATAGACGAGCTGAACTCATTTATAGGCTTTGCCAAAGCTGAGATAACGGACGAAGGTATACTTCATCAGCTTAAGAAAATTCAGTTTGACCTTTTTACGGTAGGTTCAGAATCGGCCACGCCCACCGATAAACTTACGCTGGCTAACGGAAAGTCAAGACTCTCTTTGATGATTTCTGAAACAGAAATTGAAGAACTGGAACAGTGGATGGATGAATTTGAAGCTGCTCTGGAGCCATTGCAGTATTTCATACTTCCGGGTGGTGGTAAAGGTGCCACCTCGCTGCATATTTGCCGTACGGTTTGCCGCCGGGCTGAGCGCAGTCTGGTGTTCCTTAATGAGCACGAAGAGGTAAGACCGGAACTCATCAAATACCTGAACCGCCTGTCGGATTATCTTTTTGTTTTGGCCAGATATGTATCAAAAATTCAGTGTGAGCCGGAAGAATACTGGAATCCCAACGACCGCGGCCAATAA
- a CDS encoding thiamine diphosphokinase, with protein sequence MNRALLFINGVPPKQLPETAAYDMVACSDGAFHYLKEKGFALNLLDFISGDFDSHTGSDEEIYSQRFIHTPDQDKTDFQKSLEILLERGIQKVDVYGGSGGEMDHFLGNLHVAYLFKDRVKITFYDEFSSYFFADKYTVLNGIKDRLVSLYPYPEANQITTNGLRWPLNEEKLMITDRIGTRNHAADDLVEIKFENGALVLFVGLATGISAGSADG encoded by the coding sequence ATGAATCGCGCACTTCTTTTCATCAACGGTGTTCCACCTAAGCAATTGCCGGAAACTGCTGCGTACGATATGGTTGCCTGCTCTGATGGTGCCTTTCATTATCTGAAAGAAAAGGGTTTTGCTTTGAACCTGCTGGACTTTATTTCAGGTGATTTTGACAGTCATACGGGCAGCGACGAAGAAATTTACAGTCAGAGATTCATCCATACACCGGATCAGGACAAAACGGATTTTCAGAAATCGCTGGAAATTCTGCTGGAACGCGGAATTCAAAAAGTAGATGTGTATGGCGGCAGTGGTGGCGAAATGGACCACTTTCTCGGAAATCTGCATGTAGCTTACCTTTTCAAAGACCGGGTAAAAATTACCTTTTATGATGAATTTTCCAGTTACTTTTTTGCGGACAAATACACAGTGCTCAACGGCATAAAAGACCGTCTGGTCTCGCTATACCCCTATCCCGAAGCAAACCAGATCACTACAAACGGATTAAGATGGCCTCTGAACGAAGAAAAACTGATGATTACAGACCGCATCGGCACAAGAAACCACGCTGCAGACGATTTGGTTGAAATAAAATTTGAAAATGGTGCGCTGGTACTGTTCGTCGGCCTGGCAACAGGTATTTCAGCCGGCAGCGCTGACGGATAA
- a CDS encoding arginine decarboxylase — MKIKYSELIDQTLYFPTEEFNVVENSLQFHDIPLMDIVEEFGTPLKFNYLPKISTNIQRAKGWFKEAIEKNDYKKGYVYCYCTKSSQFAFVVEEALKNDISLETSSAYDMDIIRSLYNKGKYGKDVEVICNGFKTDDYLAKISDLINNGFQNIIPILDNYRELDKLTESIDTTFNIGIRIASEEEPKFEFYTSRLGIGYKDIIPYYSQKIAEHPNARLKMLHFFINTGIKDTAYYWNELYKCLRVYARLKKIAPEVDSLNIGGGFPIKTSLNFDYDYQYMVNEIVSQIKKFCEEEGVEEPHIYTEFGSFTVGESGGHLYKVISQKRQNDREKWNMIDSSFMTTLPDTWAISRKFIMLPLNRWDDTYERVFLGGLTCDSDDYYNSEQHTNAIYLPVFSETKPMYIGFFHTGAYQETIGGYGGVHHCLMPQPKHILINKDEDGNFTYEVFREEQQPEEVLKLLGY, encoded by the coding sequence ATGAAAATTAAATATTCAGAACTTATTGACCAGACCCTGTATTTCCCAACTGAAGAATTCAACGTGGTTGAGAACAGTCTGCAGTTTCACGATATTCCGCTTATGGATATTGTTGAGGAGTTTGGTACCCCGCTGAAATTTAATTATTTACCTAAGATTTCTACCAATATCCAGCGGGCAAAAGGCTGGTTTAAGGAAGCTATTGAAAAAAATGATTATAAGAAAGGCTATGTATACTGTTACTGTACCAAATCCAGCCAGTTTGCATTTGTTGTAGAGGAAGCGCTGAAGAATGATATTTCACTGGAGACTTCATCTGCCTACGATATGGACATTATCCGTTCGCTGTACAACAAAGGCAAGTACGGCAAGGATGTAGAGGTTATCTGTAACGGTTTTAAAACCGATGATTACCTGGCAAAGATCTCAGACCTCATCAACAACGGTTTCCAGAACATCATTCCTATACTGGACAATTACCGCGAACTGGACAAGCTTACCGAAAGCATCGATACCACCTTTAACATAGGCATCCGTATCGCTTCGGAAGAAGAGCCTAAATTTGAGTTCTACACCTCGCGGCTTGGAATTGGATACAAGGACATTATTCCTTATTACAGCCAGAAAATTGCCGAGCATCCCAATGCCAGGCTCAAGATGCTGCACTTTTTCATTAATACCGGAATTAAGGATACTGCCTATTACTGGAACGAACTGTATAAATGTCTACGGGTATATGCCAGACTCAAGAAAATTGCGCCTGAAGTCGATTCACTTAACATCGGTGGCGGTTTCCCCATCAAAACCTCACTCAACTTTGATTATGATTACCAGTATATGGTGAATGAAATCGTTTCGCAGATCAAGAAATTCTGTGAGGAAGAAGGGGTGGAAGAACCGCATATCTACACGGAATTCGGCTCCTTTACGGTAGGTGAAAGCGGTGGACATCTTTACAAGGTGATTTCGCAGAAAAGACAGAACGACAGGGAAAAATGGAATATGATTGATTCCAGCTTCATGACTACACTTCCTGATACCTGGGCTATCTCTCGTAAGTTTATTATGCTGCCGCTTAACCGTTGGGACGATACCTATGAGCGTGTATTTCTGGGTGGACTCACGTGTGATTCGGATGATTATTACAACTCCGAGCAGCATACCAATGCCATTTACCTGCCGGTCTTCAGTGAGACCAAGCCCATGTATATCGGATTTTTCCATACGGGAGCCTACCAGGAAACCATAGGAGGCTACGGCGGAGTTCACCACTGTCTGATGCCGCAGCCAAAGCATATTTTAATCAACAAGGATGAAGACGGCAATTTTACGTACGAAGTCTTCCGCGAGGAGCAGCAGCCCGAGGAGGTTTTGAAACTTTTAGGATATTAA
- a CDS encoding GLPGLI family protein, whose product MKPYSTLLTLFLCVVSSFLFGQSYSILYKVSYQPVADLKERKTEYMMLEVNNHTSRFYSLDQKKLDSMVQANDPALSDSYESPNLKFEVYKDLGTKKSWVSADFNDVTYTYEEPALTYELVKTNMEKQGNYSMKQAWTNAGGREWAIFYTEDVPLFVGPYIFSGLPGMVFKAISSDMDYEISFVGIQKYNQIREIKLPKANITKEKYAKQIQEFLKNPGHHSIMYKNIWGDRFHYNFKTASPAVIKQQEELIKKITSRFNNPLDKEVYLFDIIVP is encoded by the coding sequence ATCAAGCCATATTCCACACTACTTACGTTATTCCTTTGTGTTGTAAGTTCATTTTTATTTGGACAATCCTATTCAATACTTTATAAAGTAAGCTACCAGCCGGTTGCTGATCTCAAAGAGAGAAAAACTGAGTACATGATGTTGGAGGTCAATAATCACACAAGCCGGTTCTACAGCCTGGATCAGAAGAAACTTGATTCTATGGTGCAGGCCAATGATCCTGCGCTTTCAGACAGCTACGAAAGTCCAAATTTAAAGTTTGAGGTTTACAAAGATCTTGGGACAAAAAAATCATGGGTTTCAGCTGACTTTAATGATGTCACCTATACCTATGAAGAACCTGCGCTCACTTATGAGTTGGTGAAGACGAATATGGAAAAACAGGGAAATTATTCCATGAAACAGGCATGGACAAATGCAGGAGGTCGGGAGTGGGCTATTTTCTATACAGAGGATGTGCCCCTGTTTGTTGGGCCTTATATTTTTTCCGGCCTGCCTGGAATGGTCTTTAAAGCAATTTCAAGTGACATGGATTATGAAATATCTTTTGTCGGAATCCAAAAATACAATCAGATCAGGGAGATTAAACTACCCAAAGCCAACATTACCAAAGAAAAGTATGCGAAGCAGATTCAGGAGTTCCTAAAGAATCCTGGACATCACAGCATAATGTACAAAAATATTTGGGGCGACAGGTTCCACTATAATTTTAAAACAGCTTCGCCAGCTGTAATTAAGCAGCAGGAAGAACTGATTAAAAAGATCACTTCGAGATTTAATAACCCGTTAGATAAAGAAGTTTATCTGTTTGATATCATTGTTCCATAA
- a CDS encoding HAD family hydrolase has product MPLKAVLFDMDGVIVDTEPLHRKAYFRMFEDFGIDVSEELFTTFTGASTKRVCTTLIDTFGLEADHEDLARIKRHHFKNYFDTDPDFDLIPGVKSLIENYYENGVKLVLASSAHMNTINWVFEKFELEPYFIGKISGADLQESKPHPEIFELAADMAGEPREHCMVIEDSTNGIEAAHSAGIFCTAYQSAHSKNQDYTKANLSVFDFSDIEFEKVQKYF; this is encoded by the coding sequence ATGCCTTTAAAAGCTGTTTTATTTGATATGGACGGTGTTATTGTGGACACGGAACCTTTACACAGGAAAGCTTATTTCCGGATGTTTGAGGATTTCGGGATTGATGTTTCTGAGGAACTCTTTACCACCTTTACGGGAGCATCTACAAAGAGGGTTTGCACCACACTCATTGACACTTTTGGGCTGGAAGCCGACCATGAAGATCTGGCACGGATAAAAAGACATCATTTCAAAAACTATTTTGATACTGACCCGGATTTCGACCTGATTCCGGGCGTAAAAAGCCTGATTGAGAATTATTATGAAAACGGTGTTAAGCTCGTACTGGCCTCGTCGGCACACATGAACACCATCAACTGGGTGTTCGAAAAGTTTGAGCTTGAGCCCTATTTTATCGGTAAAATTTCCGGTGCGGATCTTCAGGAATCCAAGCCTCACCCGGAGATCTTTGAACTCGCGGCTGACATGGCCGGCGAACCCAGAGAACACTGCATGGTGATTGAAGACTCAACAAACGGGATTGAGGCTGCGCATTCGGCGGGGATTTTCTGTACGGCTTACCAAAGCGCACATTCAAAAAATCAGGATTATACCAAAGCCAATCTGTCGGTTTTCGATTTCTCGGATATTGAATTTGAGAAGGTGCAGAAGTATTTTTAG